A single Brassica rapa cultivar Chiifu-401-42 chromosome A04, CAAS_Brap_v3.01, whole genome shotgun sequence DNA region contains:
- the LOC117133564 gene encoding proline-rich receptor-like protein kinase PERK9 — protein MIFRIIILVFIALGSHGRVCSSHQPPTNQSNPNPSFPVNEMGSELLGHSTPPSQSNQTSSSPAYPTQPEHPLNPILPFMVRVPPPPSHLTQQEQNTHSPMHSTLPGQNYLNPQFPMRVPPFPAHPPPPGWSNNQSHSVPSHPTQEEQHSNTIPQSQSPSHPPPLDDTISILVYQRASQSSDPPSQRNQTVPFPMIQQFFHWSDPPSQNNLTLPFTMFQQFFHWSDLLSQRNLTLPCPMIQQRFQWSDPPSQSIQTLLFQMFQLFFQSAAHSLPPTSPSIRISASPGPLPREFHAMDRLSLCVLTYFLAVGPSYTSTWSQRPNLSTSIHIQCFLNQAAFSLFLLANAVFPRTRPVLAFVLDRLSVFLIVISAYLANMPMFPPHFAIIMFLVVAIVYIFARFRSNTGR, from the coding sequence ATGATTTTTCGTATTATCATTTTGGTATTCATTGCCCTCGGTTCGCATGGTCGTGTATGTTCTAGTCATCAACCACCAACAAATCAGAGCAATCCAAACCCTTCATTTCCGGTGAACGAAATGGGTTCTGAGTTGCTCGGCCACTCAACTCCACCGAGTCAGAGCAATCAGACTTCGTCATCTCCGGCTTACCCAACCCAGCCAGAACATCCACTCAACCCCATTCTTCCATTTATGGTGAGGGTTCCTCCACCTCCTAGTCACCTAACCCAGCAAGAACAAAACACTCATTCGCCCATGCACTCAACTCTTCCCGGTCAGAACTACCTGAACCCTCAGTTTCCTATGAGGGTTCCTCCATTTCCCGCTCATCCACCTCCACCGGGTTGGAGTAACAATCAGTCTCATTCAGTTCCGTCTCACCCAACTCAGGAAGAACAACATAGTAACACGATTCCTCAGTCTCAGTCTCCGAGTCACCCACCTCCACTCGATGATACCATCTCGATTCTAGTGTACCAGCGAGCTTCTCAGTCGTCGGATCCACCAAGTCAAAGGAACCAGACCGTTCCATTTCCGATGATCCAACAATTCTTTCACTGGTCGGACCCACCAAGTCAAAATAACCTGACCCTTCCATTTACGATGTTCCAGCAATTTTTTCACTGGTCGGATCTACTAAGCCAGAGGAACTTGACCCTGCCATGTCCGATGATCCAGCAACGTTTTCAATGGTCGGACCCACCAAGTCAGAGTATTCAGACTCTTCTATTTCAGATGTTTCAGCTATTTTTTCAGTCGGCGGCTCACTCACTTCCACCAACATCTCCTTCCATTAGGATTTCTGCATCACCTGGCCCACTTCCACGTGAATTCCACGCAATGGACCGTCTAAGCTTATGCGTTCTAACCTATTTCCTTGCTGTTGGACCAAGCTACACATCGACGTGGTCTCAACGCCCAAACCTAAGCACCAGCATCCATATCCAATGCTTCCTCAACCAGGCagctttctctctcttccttttGGCGAACGCGGTGTTTCCCCGAACACGTCCAGTTCTGGCTTTCGTTTTAGATCGTCTCTCAGTCTTTCTAATCGTCATCTCCGCTTACTTAGCTAATATGCCCATGTTTCCTCCCCACTTTGCTATCATTATGTTCCTAGTTGTAGCTATCGTTTACATCTTTGCTCGTTTCAGGAGTAACACTGGacgttaa